The following are encoded in a window of Hirundo rustica isolate bHirRus1 unplaced genomic scaffold, bHirRus1.pri.v3 scaffold_654_arrow_ctg1, whole genome shotgun sequence genomic DNA:
- the LOC120748185 gene encoding zinc finger protein 239-like, giving the protein METREDKSRRQNLMEEVILGGFMAEESNGQEKPQRSCMRRGSKPIPARSENGRRSLCQEDGQSLSQSSQLIQHQMIQTGDQPYKCGECGKGFKHNSTLRIHTGERPYECRECGMSFSHSSILIRHQRIHTRERPYQCEQCGKSFNQSSHLIHHQNIHAEDRPYKCGECGKGFNQRSKLVIHQKIHTGERPYECGECGKMFSQRSQLICHQRIHTGERPYKCGECGKGFNQRSKLIRHQRIHTREQPYQCEQCGMSFSQTFYLICHQRIHTGERPYQ; this is encoded by the exons atggagaccagggaggacaaatcccgaAGGCAGAACCTCATGGAAGAGGTCATTTTGGGTGGCTTCATGGCAGAGGAATCCAATgggcaggaaaagccccagagatCCTGCATGAGGAGGGgttccaaacccatcccagctcGCTCGGAGAATGGAAGACgcagcctgtgccaggaagatggACAGAgcctcagccagagctcccagctgATCCAGCACCAGATGATCCAAACTGGGGATCAGCcctacaagtgtggggaatgtgggaagggcttcaagcacaactccacccTT aggatccacactggggaaaggCCCTACGAGTGTAGGGAATGTGGAATgagcttcagccacagctccatcctgatccgccaccagaggatccacaccagggaacggccctaccagtgtgagcaatgtgggaagagcttcaaccAGAGCTCCCACTTGATCCACCACCAGAATATCCATGCTGAGGAtaggccatacaagtgtggggaatgtgggaagggcttcaaccagaggTCCAAACTGGTCATCCACCAAaagatccacactggggagaggccctacgagtgcGGGGAATGCGGGAAGATGTTCAGCCAGAGGTCCCAgctgatctgccaccagaggatccacaccggGGAAAGGCCCTataagtgtggggaatgtgggaagggcttcaaccagaggtccaaactgatccgccaccagaggatccacaccagggaacaGCCCTACCagtgtgagcaatgtgggatgagcttcagccagaCCTTCTACCTGATCTGCCACCaaaggatccacactggggagaggccctaccaGT